From a single Streptomyces sp. 1331.2 genomic region:
- a CDS encoding chitinase C-terminal domain-containing protein: protein MATLGAAPSQASAAVDNASCRPDGLYQTPGVDVPYCSVYDSGGREKMGADHQRRIIGYFTGWRTGKNGDQPYLVSDVPWDKVTHLNYAFGHVGGDNKLSVGADGPANEATGISFPGVPGAELDPTLPYKGHFNLLTKFKKQYPNVKTLISVGGWTETGGYFGDDGKRVNSGGFYSMTVNPDGSVNQAGIDTFAASSVDFVRKYGFNGVDIDYEYPTSMKDAGNPLDWQLANSKRGSLAKGYAALMKTLRESLDKAGAADGRHYLLSVAAPSSGYLLRGMETFQVAQYLDYVNIMSYDLHGAWNKYVGPNASLFDDGKDGELAAANVYGTAQYGGIGYLNADWSYHYFRGAMPGGRINVGLPYYTRGFKNVQGGTNGLWGTASATSCPVGSGLTSCGDGAVGIDNIWNDKDDAGKESPAGSNPMWHAKNLEKGVLPDYLAKYGVTDTALQGSYVRNYSSSLVAPWLWNDAKKVFLSTEDEQSVGAKADYIVNQGAGGAMIWELAGDYRWDAGANGGKGEYVPGSTLTSLMYDKFKSATPYGATRSTVALPQQTLPVDVSFTNFALGDSNYPINPKLHIVNNSTVTLPGGTEFQFDYSNSAPGNAKDQSGFGLQVIRQDNPGPGNVGGLKGTYNRVSVKLPGWQSLAPGASVDIDVVYYLPVSTPSNWTVNVGGTLYGIKGDLSRGAVDGGTTPPTTPPTTPPTTPPTTPPTTPPTTPPAGCAGAPSWDAGTTYASPTKVSWKGRYYQNKWWTKGDDPTASGAWGVWSDLGAC from the coding sequence ATGGCGACGCTGGGTGCGGCGCCCTCGCAGGCGTCGGCGGCTGTCGACAACGCGTCCTGTCGGCCGGACGGGCTGTACCAGACCCCCGGGGTGGACGTCCCGTACTGTTCCGTCTACGACTCCGGCGGGCGCGAGAAGATGGGCGCGGACCACCAGCGCCGCATCATCGGCTACTTCACGGGCTGGCGCACCGGGAAGAACGGTGACCAGCCGTACTTGGTGAGCGACGTCCCCTGGGACAAGGTCACCCACCTCAACTACGCCTTCGGGCACGTCGGTGGCGACAACAAGCTGTCGGTCGGTGCGGACGGCCCGGCCAACGAGGCGACCGGGATCTCCTTCCCGGGCGTGCCCGGTGCCGAGTTGGACCCGACCCTGCCGTACAAGGGTCACTTCAACCTGCTGACGAAGTTCAAGAAGCAGTACCCGAACGTCAAGACGCTGATCTCGGTCGGTGGTTGGACCGAGACCGGCGGCTATTTCGGGGACGACGGCAAGCGGGTGAACTCCGGCGGCTTCTACTCGATGACCGTCAACCCGGACGGCAGCGTCAACCAGGCCGGCATCGACACCTTCGCCGCCTCGTCGGTCGACTTCGTCCGCAAGTACGGCTTCAACGGCGTCGACATCGACTACGAGTACCCGACCTCGATGAAGGATGCCGGTAACCCGCTGGACTGGCAGCTCGCCAACTCCAAGCGCGGTTCGCTGGCCAAGGGGTACGCGGCGCTGATGAAGACGCTGCGGGAGAGCCTGGACAAGGCCGGTGCCGCCGACGGCCGGCACTACCTGCTGTCGGTCGCGGCCCCGTCCTCCGGCTACCTGCTGCGCGGCATGGAGACCTTCCAGGTGGCGCAGTACCTGGACTACGTCAACATCATGTCGTACGACCTGCACGGCGCGTGGAACAAGTACGTCGGCCCGAACGCCTCGCTGTTCGACGACGGCAAGGACGGTGAGCTGGCGGCCGCCAACGTGTACGGCACGGCGCAGTACGGCGGCATCGGCTACCTGAATGCCGACTGGTCGTACCACTACTTCCGCGGGGCGATGCCCGGTGGTCGGATCAATGTCGGACTGCCGTACTACACCCGTGGTTTCAAGAACGTGCAGGGCGGCACCAACGGTCTCTGGGGTACGGCGTCCGCGACCAGCTGTCCGGTGGGCTCGGGTCTGACCTCCTGCGGTGACGGTGCGGTCGGCATCGACAACATCTGGAACGACAAGGACGACGCGGGCAAGGAGTCCCCGGCCGGGTCGAACCCGATGTGGCACGCGAAGAACCTGGAGAAGGGCGTCCTGCCCGACTACCTGGCCAAGTACGGCGTGACGGACACCGCGTTGCAGGGCAGCTACGTCCGCAACTACAGCTCCAGTCTGGTGGCGCCGTGGCTGTGGAACGACGCCAAGAAGGTGTTCCTCTCCACCGAGGACGAGCAGTCGGTGGGTGCCAAGGCGGACTACATCGTCAACCAGGGCGCCGGCGGCGCGATGATCTGGGAGCTGGCGGGCGACTACCGGTGGGACGCCGGGGCCAACGGCGGCAAGGGCGAGTACGTGCCCGGTTCGACGCTGACCTCGCTGATGTACGACAAGTTCAAGTCGGCGACGCCGTACGGCGCGACCCGTTCGACGGTCGCGCTGCCGCAGCAGACCCTGCCGGTCGACGTGTCGTTCACCAACTTCGCGCTGGGCGACTCGAACTACCCGATCAACCCGAAGCTGCACATCGTCAACAATTCGACGGTGACCCTGCCGGGCGGGACCGAGTTCCAGTTCGACTACTCCAACTCGGCTCCGGGCAACGCCAAGGACCAGTCGGGCTTCGGTCTGCAGGTCATCCGGCAGGACAATCCGGGCCCGGGCAACGTGGGCGGGCTGAAGGGCACCTACAACCGGGTGTCGGTCAAGCTTCCGGGCTGGCAGTCGCTGGCGCCGGGTGCCTCGGTCGACATCGATGTCGTCTACTACCTGCCGGTGTCCACGCCGTCCAACTGGACGGTGAACGTGGGCGGCACGCTGTACGGGATCAAGGGCGACCTGTCCCGGGGCGCGGTGGACGGGGGTACGACGCCTCCCACCACGCCTCCGACGACCCCGCCGACCACTCCGCCGACGACGCCTCCCACGACCCCGCCGACCACGCCGCCGGCCGGTTGCGCGGGTGCGCCGAGCTGGGACGCGGGCACCACCTACGCGAGCCCCACCAAGGTCTCGTGGAAGGGCCGCTACTACCAGAACAAGTGGTGGACCAAGGGCGATGACCCCACGGCGAGCGGCGCGTGGGGAGTCTGGAGCGACCTCGGGGCCTGCTGA
- a CDS encoding glucose PTS transporter subunit EIIB produces MASKAEKIVAGLGGIDNIEEVEGCITRLRTEVKDAGLVDEAALKAAGAHGVVKMGTAIQVVIGTDADPIAADIEDMM; encoded by the coding sequence ATGGCCAGCAAGGCTGAGAAGATCGTCGCCGGTCTGGGCGGCATCGACAACATCGAAGAGGTCGAAGGCTGCATCACCCGCCTGCGCACCGAGGTCAAGGACGCCGGCCTGGTCGACGAAGCCGCCCTCAAGGCCGCCGGCGCCCACGGCGTCGTCAAGATGGGCACCGCGATCCAGGTCGTCATCGGCACCGACGCCGACCCGATCGCCGCCGACATCGAAGACATGATGTGA
- the bcp gene encoding thioredoxin-dependent thiol peroxidase, which translates to MTERLQPGDTAPAFSLSDADGNQVSLADHAGRKVIVYFYPKALTPGCTKQACDFTDNLEVFAGAGYDVIGISPDQPEKLGKFRETENLKVTLLSDPDHKVLEAYAAYGEKQNYGRTYQGVIRSTVIVDEQGKVEHALYNVKATGHVAKLLRDLKIEA; encoded by the coding sequence ATGACTGAGCGTCTCCAGCCCGGCGACACCGCGCCCGCCTTCAGCCTGTCCGACGCCGACGGCAACCAGGTGTCCCTCGCCGACCACGCGGGCCGCAAGGTCATCGTCTACTTCTACCCCAAGGCGCTCACTCCGGGGTGCACCAAGCAGGCCTGCGACTTCACCGACAACCTGGAGGTCTTCGCGGGCGCCGGCTACGACGTCATCGGCATCTCGCCCGACCAGCCGGAGAAGCTCGGCAAGTTCCGCGAGACCGAGAACCTCAAGGTCACCCTGCTCTCCGACCCGGACCACAAGGTCCTGGAGGCGTACGCCGCCTACGGCGAGAAGCAGAACTACGGCCGCACCTACCAGGGCGTGATCCGCTCCACCGTGATCGTCGACGAGCAGGGCAAGGTCGAGCACGCGCTGTACAACGTCAAGGCCACCGGCCACGTCGCCAAGCTGCTGCGCGACCTCAAGATCGAGGCCTGA
- the rdgB gene encoding RdgB/HAM1 family non-canonical purine NTP pyrophosphatase has protein sequence MSTRLILATRNQHKVAELRAILTDAGLDVELVGADAYPEIPDVPETGVTFAENALLKAHALARATGLPAVADDSGLCVDVLNGAPGIFSARWAGKHGDDRANLDLLLAQLSDIAEPHRGAHFFCAAALALPDGTERVVEGRLLGTLRTAPAGDGGFGYDPILQPLGETRTCAELTAAEKNAISHRGQAFRALAPVVRELIG, from the coding sequence ATGTCCACCCGTCTGATCCTCGCCACCCGCAACCAGCACAAGGTCGCCGAGCTGCGCGCCATCCTCACCGACGCCGGCCTCGATGTCGAACTCGTCGGCGCCGACGCCTACCCGGAGATCCCCGACGTCCCCGAGACCGGCGTCACCTTCGCCGAGAACGCCCTGCTCAAGGCCCACGCCCTGGCCCGCGCCACCGGCCTGCCCGCCGTCGCCGACGACTCCGGCCTCTGCGTGGACGTCCTCAACGGAGCACCCGGCATCTTCTCCGCCCGCTGGGCCGGCAAGCACGGCGACGACCGCGCCAACCTCGACCTGCTGCTCGCCCAGCTCTCCGACATCGCCGAACCCCACCGCGGCGCCCACTTCTTCTGCGCCGCCGCCCTGGCCCTGCCGGACGGCACCGAACGCGTCGTCGAGGGCCGCCTCCTCGGCACCCTGCGCACCGCTCCCGCGGGCGACGGCGGCTTCGGCTACGACCCGATCCTCCAGCCCCTCGGCGAAACCCGCACCTGCGCCGAGCTGACGGCGGCCGAGAAGAACGCCATCAGCCACCGCGGCCAGGCCTTCCGCGCCCTGGCGCCGGTGGTCAGGGAGCTCATCGGCTGA
- the rph gene encoding ribonuclease PH has protein sequence MSRIDGRTPEQLRPITIERGWSKHAEGSVLISYGDTKVLCTASVTEGVPRWRKGSGEGWVTAEYSMLPRATNTRGDREAVKGRIGGRTHEISRLIGRSLRAVIDHRALAENTIVLDCDVLQADGGTRTAAITGAYVALVDAVAWARDKKILRAKGQPITGGVSAVSVGIIDGTPMLDLRYEEDVRAETDMNIVCTADGRFVEVQGTAEGAPFDRDLLNRLLDLGSLGCAELDEIQRKALEG, from the coding sequence ATGTCACGCATCGACGGCCGCACCCCCGAACAACTCCGCCCGATCACCATCGAACGCGGCTGGAGCAAGCACGCCGAAGGCTCCGTCCTCATCTCCTACGGCGACACCAAGGTGCTGTGCACCGCCAGCGTCACCGAAGGCGTCCCGCGCTGGCGCAAGGGCAGCGGCGAAGGCTGGGTCACCGCCGAATACTCCATGCTCCCCCGCGCCACCAACACCCGCGGCGACCGCGAAGCCGTCAAGGGCCGCATCGGCGGCCGTACCCACGAGATCAGCCGGCTCATCGGCCGCTCGCTGCGCGCCGTCATCGACCACCGCGCCCTCGCCGAGAACACCATCGTCCTCGACTGCGACGTCCTCCAGGCCGACGGCGGCACCCGCACCGCCGCCATCACCGGCGCCTACGTCGCCCTCGTCGACGCCGTCGCCTGGGCCCGCGACAAGAAGATCCTGCGCGCCAAGGGCCAGCCCATCACCGGCGGCGTCAGTGCCGTCAGCGTCGGCATCATCGACGGCACCCCCATGCTCGACCTCCGGTACGAGGAGGACGTGCGCGCCGAGACCGACATGAACATCGTCTGCACCGCCGACGGCCGCTTCGTCGAGGTCCAGGGCACCGCCGAAGGTGCACCCTTCGACCGCGACCTCCTCAACCGGCTCCTCGACCTCGGCAGCCTCGGCTGCGCCGAACTGGACGAGATCCAGCGCAAGGCCCTCGAAGGCTGA
- a CDS encoding PTS transporter subunit EIIC codes for MSQSAQAPAPATAPATPSPAKKFGQNLLQGLQKIGRSLQLPIAVLPAAGLLMRLGQDDVFGKDGLGWDKVAAVFAAAGNGVFGALPLLFAVGIAIGFAKKADGSTALAALVGFLVYQKVLTAFPVTEGHIADGKWVEPVYQDPGVLGGIVIGLLAAVLWQKYHRTRLVDWLGFFNGRRLVPIIMAFVGTAVGVLFALTWGPVGDAIKSMNDTLIGAGSFGAGAFGLVNRGLLPVGMHQFVNSYAWFQTGDFTGPDGVVVHGDLHRFFAGDPTAGQFMSGFFPIMMFALPAAALAIAHTAKPHRRKAVTGMMVSLALTSFVTGVTEPIEFSFVFIAPALYVIHALLTAVSMAVTWALGVHDGFTFSGGLIDYALAWSKATSPWMIIPLGLVFAAIYYFVFRFAITKFNLKTPGREDDDEIEDVAKA; via the coding sequence ATGAGTCAGTCTGCGCAGGCACCGGCGCCCGCCACGGCTCCGGCCACGCCCAGCCCCGCCAAGAAGTTCGGCCAGAACCTCCTCCAGGGTCTGCAGAAGATCGGCCGCAGCCTGCAGCTGCCCATCGCGGTGCTCCCCGCCGCCGGCCTGCTGATGCGCCTCGGCCAGGACGACGTCTTCGGCAAGGACGGCCTGGGCTGGGACAAGGTCGCCGCGGTCTTCGCGGCCGCCGGCAACGGCGTCTTCGGTGCCCTGCCGCTGCTGTTCGCCGTGGGTATCGCGATCGGCTTCGCCAAGAAGGCCGACGGCTCCACCGCCCTCGCCGCCCTCGTCGGCTTCCTGGTGTACCAGAAGGTGCTCACCGCGTTCCCCGTCACCGAGGGGCACATCGCCGACGGCAAGTGGGTCGAGCCGGTCTACCAGGACCCGGGCGTGCTCGGCGGCATCGTGATCGGCCTTCTGGCCGCCGTGCTCTGGCAGAAGTACCACCGCACCAGGCTGGTCGACTGGCTCGGCTTCTTCAACGGCCGTCGCCTCGTCCCGATCATCATGGCCTTCGTCGGCACCGCCGTCGGTGTGCTCTTCGCCCTGACCTGGGGCCCGGTCGGCGATGCCATCAAGAGCATGAACGACACCCTGATCGGCGCCGGCTCGTTCGGCGCAGGTGCCTTCGGCCTGGTGAACCGCGGTCTGCTGCCCGTCGGCATGCACCAGTTCGTGAACTCCTACGCCTGGTTCCAGACCGGTGACTTCACCGGCCCCGACGGCGTCGTCGTGCACGGTGACCTGCACCGCTTCTTCGCCGGCGACCCGACCGCCGGGCAGTTCATGTCGGGCTTCTTCCCGATCATGATGTTCGCGCTGCCCGCCGCCGCGCTGGCCATCGCCCACACCGCCAAGCCTCACCGCCGCAAGGCCGTCACCGGCATGATGGTGTCGCTGGCCCTGACCTCCTTCGTCACCGGTGTCACCGAGCCGATCGAGTTCTCCTTCGTCTTCATCGCCCCGGCCCTGTACGTCATCCACGCGCTGCTCACCGCCGTCTCGATGGCCGTCACCTGGGCGCTCGGCGTGCACGACGGCTTCACGTTCTCCGGCGGCCTGATCGACTACGCGCTGGCCTGGAGCAAGGCCACCAGTCCGTGGATGATCATCCCGCTCGGCCTGGTCTTCGCCGCGATCTACTACTTCGTGTTCCGCTTCGCGATCACCAAGTTCAACCTCAAGACCCCCGGTCGCGAGGACGACGACGAGATCGAGGACGTGGCCAAGGCCTGA
- a CDS encoding DUF3618 domain-containing protein, translating to MGEASTQDKSARTTAQIEADIESARGRLAATLDELAVRVHPSTISAQVKAKAVATVEEKAGRAYVAASGLVDKVKAQFVDEKGQPRKERIVPAALVGAGLVLLVASSRKRRKD from the coding sequence GTGGGCGAGGCGAGCACGCAGGACAAGTCGGCGCGGACGACCGCCCAGATCGAGGCGGACATCGAGAGCGCGCGCGGCCGGCTGGCGGCGACCCTGGACGAGTTGGCCGTCCGTGTCCACCCGAGCACGATCTCCGCCCAGGTCAAGGCGAAGGCGGTGGCCACCGTCGAGGAGAAGGCGGGCCGGGCGTACGTGGCCGCCAGCGGCCTGGTGGACAAGGTCAAGGCGCAGTTCGTGGACGAGAAGGGGCAGCCGCGCAAGGAGCGGATCGTCCCGGCGGCGCTGGTCGGCGCGGGTCTGGTGCTGCTGGTCGCCTCGTCGCGCAAGCGCCGCAAGGACTGA
- a CDS encoding PTS transporter subunit EIIC — translation MSSAGATAPQTVWWHTFYGGLQKMGRSLQLPVAVLPAAGILNRLGQPDVFGKDGLGWNNVAKVFAAAGGALLDSSLGLPMLFCIGVAIGMAKKADGSTALAAVVGFLVYYRVLHAFPEHCKPPTVLVGEQCVDYTSAKAAVATYQNPGVLGGILIGLMSAWLWVRFHRTKLVDWLGFFNGRRLVPMITALVGMLTACLALWVWPPIGRGLNDFSQNLADLGAGGAGIFGLFNRALLLIGMHQLLNTFVWFQFGEFTKPDGSVVHGDIPRFLAGDPTAGQFQTGFFPIMMFALPAAALAIAHSAKPHRRKEIYGLMLSVGLTSFVTGVTEPIEYSFAYIAPALYAVHALLTGASMAVTWGLGVHDGFSFSAGLIDYVINWGLATKPWLIIVIGLCFAAVYYALFRFIIVKFDLKTPGREEEGEVEDVTKA, via the coding sequence ATGAGTTCGGCAGGAGCCACGGCCCCGCAGACCGTGTGGTGGCACACCTTCTACGGCGGTCTCCAGAAGATGGGCCGCTCGCTGCAGCTGCCGGTGGCGGTGCTCCCGGCCGCGGGCATCCTCAACCGGCTCGGCCAGCCGGACGTGTTCGGCAAGGACGGCCTGGGCTGGAACAACGTCGCCAAGGTCTTCGCCGCGGCCGGCGGCGCGCTGCTCGACTCCTCGCTCGGCCTGCCGATGCTGTTCTGCATCGGCGTGGCGATCGGCATGGCCAAGAAGGCGGACGGCTCGACGGCTCTGGCGGCCGTGGTCGGATTCCTCGTCTACTACAGGGTGCTGCACGCCTTCCCGGAGCACTGCAAGCCACCGACCGTCCTGGTCGGCGAGCAGTGCGTGGACTACACCTCGGCGAAGGCGGCCGTCGCGACGTACCAGAACCCGGGGGTGCTGGGCGGGATCCTGATCGGCCTGATGTCGGCCTGGCTGTGGGTGCGCTTCCACCGCACCAAGCTGGTCGACTGGCTGGGCTTCTTCAACGGGCGCCGTCTGGTGCCGATGATCACCGCCCTGGTCGGCATGCTGACCGCCTGCCTCGCGCTCTGGGTCTGGCCGCCGATCGGTCGCGGCCTCAACGACTTCTCGCAGAACCTGGCCGATCTGGGCGCGGGGGGCGCCGGCATCTTCGGCCTGTTCAACCGGGCGCTGCTGCTGATCGGCATGCACCAGCTGCTGAACACCTTCGTCTGGTTCCAGTTCGGCGAGTTCACCAAGCCGGACGGCTCCGTCGTGCACGGCGACATCCCGCGCTTCCTGGCGGGCGACCCGACGGCCGGCCAGTTCCAGACCGGCTTCTTCCCGATCATGATGTTCGCGCTGCCGGCGGCCGCCCTCGCCATCGCGCACTCGGCCAAGCCGCACCGTCGCAAGGAGATCTACGGCCTGATGCTCTCGGTCGGCCTGACCTCCTTCGTCACCGGTGTCACCGAGCCGATCGAGTACTCCTTCGCCTACATCGCCCCGGCCCTGTACGCGGTGCACGCCCTGCTGACCGGCGCCTCGATGGCGGTGACCTGGGGACTGGGGGTGCACGACGGGTTCAGCTTCTCGGCCGGCCTGATCGACTACGTCATCAACTGGGGGCTGGCCACCAAGCCCTGGCTGATCATCGTCATCGGCCTCTGCTTCGCCGCCGTGTACTACGCGCTCTTCCGGTTCATCATCGTCAAATTCGACCTGAAAACGCCGGGGCGGGAGGAGGAGGGCGAAGTCGAGGACGTCACCAAGGCCTGA